The segment ATCTGGCCTTTTTTCAATAACTTTGTTCAAGTCCTCAATGGCCTGGTCGTATTCCCTGCGAAAATAATGCATAACCCCCCGGTTGTAGTATGCATCTATAAATTCGGGGTCCTTCTCGATGGCCAGGGTGTACAGGTTTATTGCCTCCTCAATGTTGCCGGCATGGACAAAGCTGTACGCCCTGTCAGAATAATCCCTGGCGCTCGTTCCGTTATGTTTTTGGTCTGAACAGGCCGGGCTAAAAAGAACAAGAACCGCGATAACCGATACACAACAAAAACTTTTTGTGAACATCTTCCGCCCCTTGTGCCATAAAATAAATCCCTGCCTATTATACCTTGAGGGATAGAAATTACAACACAATAATGTCCCGGTTTGTCCCATATATACCCGCGGGCAAGCCCGCGGTACCAAGGTTACCGGAGGTTTCCCCTTATCATTGACGCGAAGATGCCTCCTGTGCAAAGAAAACCGAAAACGGTAAATACTGTGGTTATGCTTTTCATGAGCATCGGGTAGTGCTGGGGTACAATCTCTACGGCACCGATGTAAAGCGCGAATGCCATCATTGCTATTCCCATGCTGAACACCTGCCCAAGGAGTCTCATCGTGCCAAGCATTGACGATGCAACGCCGAAGAACCTGTTTTCCACTGAACTCATAATCGCGTTCGTGTTTGGAGACGAAAAAAGCGCATACCCAAAGCCCAGAAGGGCGAGCGCGGATATAATGAACCATGTGTCGGTACCTGCTTCAAGGAAGGTCAGGAGAAAGAGGCCGGCAGCGGTGAGAGACATGCCCGTTGAGGCAACAACCCGCGGCTCTATTCTGTCAGACATCCTTCCTGCCATAGGCGAAAAAATCGCCTGAACCAGGGGCTGTGAAATGAGAACGGCCCCTGCATTCTGCGGGCTTAAACCTTTGATTTGCTGGAGATAGAGGCTTAAAAGAAAGCTTACCGCAAATGTGGCGCTGTAGTGTATAAGCGCCGCAATATTGGAGAAGGTGAAGACCTTGTTTGTTTTGAAAAGGGTTATGTCAAGGATCGGCTTTCCGGTTTTTAACTCCCAGGCAACAAAAATACAGATGCCGGCGATGCCGGCGGCAATCAAAAACGTGCCCGCCGTCCCCGGCAGTATGGAAAAACCATACATGAGGGCAACGA is part of the Syntrophorhabdaceae bacterium genome and harbors:
- a CDS encoding tetratricopeptide repeat protein; amino-acid sequence: MFTKSFCCVSVIAVLVLFSPACSDQKHNGTSARDYSDRAYSFVHAGNIEEAINLYTLAIEKDPEFIDAYYNRGVMHYFRREYDQAIEDLNKVIEKRPD
- a CDS encoding MFS transporter, producing the protein MTEMSGERTHKKTVLVVTTMSSFLTPMALSTVNVALPTIAGEFLMDAITLSWVATVYILTAAALLVPFGRVADIYGRKKIFIWGTAVFTASSFLLGIAWSAGLLIFFRILQGVGSAMLFGTGIAILSSAFPPGERGRALGINVAAVYLGLSCGPFLGGVLTQHAGWRSIFLFNVPLGMVIIVFSLWKLRTERAGSKGEPFDFVGSFIYCAMLVALMYGFSILPGTAGTFLIAAGIAGICIFVAWELKTGKPILDITLFKTNKVFTFSNIAALIHYSATFAVSFLLSLYLQQIKGLSPQNAGAVLISQPLVQAIFSPMAGRMSDRIEPRVVASTGMSLTAAGLFLLTFLEAGTDTWFIISALALLGFGYALFSSPNTNAIMSSVENRFFGVASSMLGTMRLLGQVFSMGIAMMAFALYIGAVEIVPQHYPMLMKSITTVFTVFGFLCTGGIFASMIRGNLR